From Dechloromonas sp. A34:
GTCGTCAGGCGGGAATTGAAGACCAGCGTCTGGTTCTTGATCCCGGCTTTGGTTTCGGCAAGAGCCTTGAACACAACTTGGCGCTGTTTCGGGCTTTGGGTGCGACTGGCTGCGACGGGCTTCCGATCCTTGTCGGGGTGTCGCGCAAGTCGATGTTAGGAGCGATTACCGGCCGTCCCGTTGATCAACGTCTGGTGGCCAGTGTGGCTGCCGCGCTGATGGCAGCGCAAAAAGGTGCAAAAATATTGCGGGTGCATGATGTTGCCGCGACCAGGGATGCTTTGGCTGTCTGGTCGGCAATCGAACAGGGAGAAAATAATGAGTAGGAAGTACTTTGGAACCGACGGTGTGCGCGGGCGGGTCGGCCAATCGCCGATAACGCCGGATTTTGTCATGCGGCTGGGCTACGCTGCCGGCAAGGTCCTGCTGGGGCAAAGCAAAATGCCGAGCGGCGTCCGCCCGGAGGTGTTGATCGGCAAGGATACGAGGCTCTCCGGTTACATGCTGGAATCGGCCCTTGAGGCTGGGTTTTCGGCGGCCGGGGTTGATGTCTGCCTGGTCGGTCCGCTGCCGACGCCGGCGGTGGCTTATCTGACCCGGGCGTTGCGGCTGCAGGCGGGGATTGTGATTTCTGCCTCGCACAACCCGTATTACGATAACGGCATCAAGTTCTTCTCGGCGCAAGGGACCAAGTTGGCCGATGATGTCGAGCATGCCATCGAGGAGGGTATCGACCAGCCCATGGTTTGTGTTCCGGCGGCCGATCTCGGGCGGGTCAGGCGGATCGAGGATGCACGCGGCCGCTACATCGAATTCTGCAAGAGCACCTTCCCCAACGATCTCGATCTGCGCGGCCTGAAAATCGTCGTCGATTGCGCGCATGGGGCTGCGTATCACACGGCGCCCAATGTATTTCATGAACTGGGGCGGATATCGTGACCATTGGCGTCCAGCCGAATGGACTGAATATCAATGACGGTTTCGGAGCTACGGCGCCGCGTGCGCTGTGCGAGGCCGTTCTGGCCCACCGGGCGGACCTCGGCGTGGCGCTGGACGGTGATGCCGACCGGATCCAGATGGTCGATGCCGAGGGTAATCTCTATGATGGCGACCAACTCCTTTTTGCCATCGTGAAGAGTCGGGCGCGAACTGCGCCGGTCAAGGGAGTAGCTGGCACGCTGATGACCAATCTCGCGCTGGAACACGCTCTGGGCAAGCTGGGGGTGGCTTTTGGTCGGGCTGCGGTCGGCGATCGCTATGTCGTCGAAATGATGAACGAAAAAGGCTGGCTGTATGGCGGCGAGAACTCCGGTCATATTCTGGCTCTTGATCGGCATACCACGGGGGACGGAACGGTGGCCGCCCTTCAGGTGTTGGCGGCATTGCGGGAAAGTGGCGGTGATTTGAGGACCTTGCTCGGTAGTCTGGTGCTTTATCCGCAAAAACTGGTCAATGTGGCGATCAACAAGGCATTCCCCTGGAAGGATGATCCGCGTATCGCCAAGGCTCTTGCCGAGGTTGAAACGCGCATGGCGGGCCGCGGCAGGGTGTTGTTGCGCGCCTCGGGAACCGAGCCTTTGTTGCGCGTCATGGTCGAGGGCGAGGACGCCGTCGAGGTGGCAGAGGCTGCCGAGCACCTCGCTGCGGTGGTGCGCAACGCGGCCCAGTAAATCCTGATTTGTTAGGGAATATTGACCGGCGGACCTCTCGGTCGCTATAATCGACGGGTTTTTCGCCAACCGAAACCGCCAAGCTCATGCGTAAAAAGCTAGTCGCAGGAAACTGGAAGATGCACGGTAGTCTCCGGCAGAATGCGATCTTGCTGGAAAGTGTCAAGGCCGGGGTTGGCGACATCAAATGCGAGGTCGTCGTCTGTTGCCCCTATCCTTATATGGGGCAATTGCAGGCGGTTCTCTCCGGGTCAGGCGTGGCCTGGGGGGCGCAGTCGGTGAGCGAGTATGTGGCGGGTGCCTATACCGGAGAGGTGGCGGCGTCGATGTTGCTGGAATTCGGATGTCGATATGTATTGGTTGGCCATTCCGAAAGGCGCAGCCTGTTTGGTGAAACTGATGGCGTGGTGGCTGCTAAGTTCGAGGCGGCGCAACGGGCGGGGTTGATTCCCGTGCTCTGTGTCGGCGAAACGCTGAGCGAGCGTGAAGCAGGGGCGACGGGCGAGGTTGTGTCGCGGCAGTTGGCCGCCGTGCTTGAGCGAGTCGGGGTGGTGGCATTGAAGGATGCGGCGCTGGCTTATGAGCCGGTATGGGCGATTGGCACTGGAGTGACTGCGTCACCGGCGCAGGCGCAGGAGGTCCATGCGGCGATTCGCCAGCAAGTGGCCGGGCTGAGCGCGGAGGTGGCAGGTGGTTTGCGTATTCTGTATGGCGGTAGTGTCAAGCCTCAGAATGCAGAGGAATTGTTTGCGCAGCCTGATATCGATGGTGGTTTGATCGGTGGGGCGGCGCTGGTTGCAGATGATTTTCTGGCAATTTGCCGTGCGGCAAGTTGATAGGCGAAAAAAATGAACTGGTTTTTCTCGGTTGTTCTGACGGTCCATATTCTGGTTGCCTTGGCGATTATCGGCCTGGTGCTGATGCAGCATGGCAAGGGGGCGGATATGGGGGCGGCTTTCGGTAGTGGTGCTTCCGGCAGTCTGTTCGGCGCCACGGGGTCGGCCAACTTTCTCAGTCGGACGACTGGTGTTCTGGCGGCCGTGTTTTTTGTAACCAGTCTGACGCTGGCTTATGTGGCATCAAACAAGCCAAAAACGACTGGCAGTGTGATGCAGGAAACGGTACAATCGCAGCCTGTTTCGCAGCCCGCTTCCGGCGGTGGCGGATCTCCTGTGCAGCCTGCTGATGCGGCTTCCAGGGCTAAAGATATTCCGAAGTAAAGCAAGGTGACCCGCCCGGCAATGTCCCTCGCCGGGCGGGTCAAAAAAGTAGTGCCGACGTGGTGAAATTGGTAGACACGCTATCTTGAGGGGGTAGTGGCGCAAGCTGTGCGAGTTCGAGTCTCGCCGTCGGCACCAATAATTGGGGCAGTGACCATAGGGTCAGCTGTTTCGTACAAGAAACTGAAAATTGGCGGCGGATCATGGAAAACTACTTTCCTATCCTGATGTTCGTCCTGGTGGGCGTCGCGGTTGGCGTCCTGCCGGTTGCGATGGGTTTCATGCTTGCTCCCAACAGGCCGGATCCCGAAAAGCTCTCTCCTTATGAGTGCGGCTTTGAGGCATTTGAAGATGCGCGCATGAAGTTCGATGTGCGCTATTACCTGATTGCCATTCTTTTCATTCTGTTTGACCTGGAAATTGCGTTCCTCTTCCCGTGGGCGACGATTTTCAAGGACATCGTGGCGACCGAATCGATCAAGCTGTTCGGATTTGTCGAGATGCTCGTCTTCGTTGCCATCCTGGTTATCGGGTATGTCTATGCCTGGGCCAAGGGTGCGCTAGAGTGGGAATAAAGCATGGCTATTGAAGGCATTCTCCAGGAAGGTTTTGTCACCACCACGGCTGACAAGCTGATCAACTACATGCGAACCGGTTCAATGTGGCCGATGACCTTCGGTCTGGCCTGTTGCGCGGTGGAAATGATTCACGCCGGGGTCTCGCGTTACGACCTCGATCGTTTCGGTGTCGTTTTTCGCGGCAGTCCGCGGCAGTCCGATGTGATGATCGTGGCGGGAACGCTGACCAACAAGATGGCGCCGGCCTTGCGCAAGGTATATGACCAGATGGCCGAGCCGCGTTGGGTGATTTCCATGGGCTCCTGTGCCAATGGTGGTGGCTATTACCACTACTCCTACTCCGTGGTGCGCGGCTGTGACCGCATCGTGCCGGTCGATATCTATGTTCCGGGGTGCCCGCCGACGGCGGAGGCGCTCATCTACGGCATTATCCAGTTGCAGAACAAGATTCGTCGTACCAATACCATCGCTCGTTAATTGCCAAGGCTGATTCGATATGTCTGCCAAGCTGGAAACGCTTAGCCAAAATCTAGAGAAGCACTTTGGTGACAAGCTCAAGTCGCTCAAGCTTGCTTTGGGTGAAGTAACCATTGAAGTCGGTGCTGCTGACTATCTGGCGGTAATGACTGCGCTGCGGGATGAGGCGGATCTTCATTTTGAAGAGCTGATCGATCTCTGTGGTGTCGATTACTCGACCTACGGTGAAGGTGCCTGGCAGGGGCGGCGCTTCGCGGCGGTTTCTCATCTGCTTTCGATCGAGCATAACTGGCGCCTGCGCGTCCGGGTCTTCGCCGAGGATGATGAATTTCCCTCCGTCGATTCAGTAACCGGCATCTGGAAAAGTGTTAATTGGTTCGAGCGCGAAGCGTTCGACCTGTACGGCATCGCTTTCGTCGGTCACGATGACTTGCGGCGGATTCTGACCGATTACGGCTTTATCGGCCATCCGTTCCGCAAGGACTTCCCGATCTCCGGTCATGTCGAAATGCGATATGACCCCGATCAGGCCCGTGTGATTTACCAGCCGGTAACCATCGAGCCGCGCGAAAACACCCCGCGCATTCTGCGCGAAGACACCTACGGGGATCCGGCACATGGCTGATATCCGCAATTTCACTCTTAACTTTGGCCCTCAGCACCCGGCAGCGCACGGTGTGCTGCGGCTGGTGCTTGAGTTGGACGGCGAAGTCGTCCAGCGCGCCGATCCGCACATCGGGCTGCTGCATCGGGCAACCGAAAAACTGGCCGAAACCCGGACCTGGGTGCAGTCGGTGCCCTACATGGATCGTCTTGACTACGTTTCCATGATGTGCAACGAGCACGCCTACTGCCTGGCTACCGAAAAGTTGCTGGGTATCGAGGTGCCGGAGCGCGGCAAGTACATTCGCACGATGTTCGACGAAGTAACCCGTATCCTCAACCACCTGTTGTGGATCGGCTGCCACGCGCTCGACGTTGGTGCGATGACCATGGCGCTCTATACCTTCCGCGAGCGCGAAGATTTGATGGATGTCTACGAGGCGGTCTCGGGGGCTCGCTTGCACGCCGCC
This genomic window contains:
- the secG gene encoding preprotein translocase subunit SecG, which codes for MNWFFSVVLTVHILVALAIIGLVLMQHGKGADMGAAFGSGASGSLFGATGSANFLSRTTGVLAAVFFVTSLTLAYVASNKPKTTGSVMQETVQSQPVSQPASGGGGSPVQPADAASRAKDIPK
- a CDS encoding NuoB/complex I 20 kDa subunit family protein, whose protein sequence is MAIEGILQEGFVTTTADKLINYMRTGSMWPMTFGLACCAVEMIHAGVSRYDLDRFGVVFRGSPRQSDVMIVAGTLTNKMAPALRKVYDQMAEPRWVISMGSCANGGGYYHYSYSVVRGCDRIVPVDIYVPGCPPTAEALIYGIIQLQNKIRRTNTIAR
- a CDS encoding NADH-quinone oxidoreductase subunit C; this translates as MSAKLETLSQNLEKHFGDKLKSLKLALGEVTIEVGAADYLAVMTALRDEADLHFEELIDLCGVDYSTYGEGAWQGRRFAAVSHLLSIEHNWRLRVRVFAEDDEFPSVDSVTGIWKSVNWFEREAFDLYGIAFVGHDDLRRILTDYGFIGHPFRKDFPISGHVEMRYDPDQARVIYQPVTIEPRENTPRILREDTYGDPAHG
- the tpiA gene encoding triose-phosphate isomerase, giving the protein MRKKLVAGNWKMHGSLRQNAILLESVKAGVGDIKCEVVVCCPYPYMGQLQAVLSGSGVAWGAQSVSEYVAGAYTGEVAASMLLEFGCRYVLVGHSERRSLFGETDGVVAAKFEAAQRAGLIPVLCVGETLSEREAGATGEVVSRQLAAVLERVGVVALKDAALAYEPVWAIGTGVTASPAQAQEVHAAIRQQVAGLSAEVAGGLRILYGGSVKPQNAEELFAQPDIDGGLIGGAALVADDFLAICRAAS
- the ndhC gene encoding NADH-quinone oxidoreductase subunit A, encoding MMENYFPILMFVLVGVAVGVLPVAMGFMLAPNRPDPEKLSPYECGFEAFEDARMKFDVRYYLIAILFILFDLEIAFLFPWATIFKDIVATESIKLFGFVEMLVFVAILVIGYVYAWAKGALEWE